From Microbacterium sp. LWH11-1.2, one genomic window encodes:
- the sucB gene encoding 2-oxoglutarate dehydrogenase, E2 component, dihydrolipoamide succinyltransferase, producing the protein MSTSVVLPALGESVTEGTVTRWLKQVGDTVQADEGLLEISTDKVDTEIPSPVSGVIEEILVAEDETVEVGALLARIGDGSAAAPAADAPTEAAPAEAEAAPAEAAPAAEAPVAEVAPAAEPAPAAEAAPAAAPSGDAKDIVLPELGESVTEGTVTRWLKQVGDTVEVDEALLEISTDKVDTEIPSPVAGVLQEIVAAEDETVAVGAVLARVGSGAAPAAPAPAAEAPAAPAAEAPVAQAPAAEAAPAPVAPAPAAAPAEPAPAAASAPAAPAAEPDAPKLSLPTENDNLYVTPLVRRLAAQQGVDLASVTGTGVGGRIRKEDVLKAAETAAAPAAAAPAAAAPAPLEVSPLRGTTQPMSRLRKVLAKRAVESMQQTAQLTTVVEVDVTALADYRDSVKASFLEQTGDKLSFLPFFALATAEALQAFPIVNATVDGENIVYPASENVSIAVDTERGLLTPVLRDAASKNIAQIAHEIADLAARTRDNKLKPDELAGGTFTLTNTGSRGALFDTPVVFLPQSAILGTGTVVKRPGLVKVGGADAIAVRSYVYLALSYDHRIIDGADAARFLGAVKARLEAAQFAAQLGA; encoded by the coding sequence ATGAGCACATCCGTGGTCCTCCCCGCTCTCGGTGAGAGCGTCACAGAGGGTACGGTCACCCGCTGGCTCAAGCAGGTGGGCGACACCGTTCAGGCGGATGAGGGCCTGCTCGAGATCTCGACCGACAAGGTCGACACCGAGATCCCGTCCCCCGTCAGCGGTGTGATCGAGGAGATCCTCGTGGCCGAGGACGAGACCGTCGAGGTCGGCGCCCTGCTTGCGCGCATCGGCGACGGCAGCGCTGCGGCCCCGGCCGCGGATGCTCCGACCGAAGCCGCTCCCGCGGAAGCAGAAGCCGCACCTGCGGAAGCCGCTCCGGCAGCTGAGGCTCCCGTCGCCGAGGTAGCACCGGCAGCCGAGCCTGCTCCCGCTGCAGAGGCCGCGCCTGCCGCTGCACCCTCCGGCGACGCGAAGGACATCGTCCTCCCCGAACTCGGCGAGAGCGTGACCGAGGGCACCGTGACGCGCTGGCTGAAGCAGGTCGGCGACACCGTCGAGGTCGATGAGGCTCTCCTCGAGATCTCGACGGACAAGGTCGACACCGAGATCCCCTCGCCGGTCGCCGGCGTGCTGCAGGAGATCGTCGCCGCTGAAGACGAGACCGTCGCCGTCGGCGCCGTTCTCGCTCGCGTCGGTTCGGGCGCTGCACCCGCCGCTCCGGCACCGGCTGCTGAGGCACCGGCTGCTCCTGCCGCTGAGGCACCGGTGGCTCAGGCCCCCGCAGCCGAGGCCGCGCCGGCACCGGTCGCTCCCGCACCCGCTGCGGCACCCGCTGAGCCGGCACCTGCTGCCGCATCCGCACCCGCTGCTCCGGCAGCCGAGCCTGACGCGCCGAAGCTCAGCCTGCCGACCGAGAACGACAACCTCTACGTCACACCGCTGGTTCGCCGCCTGGCCGCCCAGCAGGGCGTCGACCTGGCGTCGGTCACCGGCACCGGCGTCGGCGGTCGCATCCGCAAGGAAGACGTTCTGAAGGCGGCAGAGACCGCTGCTGCCCCGGCCGCGGCCGCTCCGGCAGCTGCCGCTCCGGCACCGCTCGAGGTCTCGCCGCTGCGCGGAACCACGCAGCCGATGTCTCGCCTGCGCAAGGTTCTCGCGAAGCGCGCGGTGGAGTCCATGCAGCAGACGGCGCAGCTGACGACGGTCGTCGAGGTCGATGTCACGGCCCTCGCGGACTACCGCGACAGCGTGAAGGCCTCCTTCCTGGAGCAGACCGGCGACAAGCTGTCCTTCCTCCCGTTCTTCGCTCTCGCGACCGCTGAGGCCCTACAGGCCTTCCCCATCGTGAACGCGACGGTCGACGGCGAGAACATCGTCTACCCCGCGAGCGAGAACGTGTCGATCGCGGTCGACACCGAGCGCGGACTGCTCACGCCGGTGCTCCGTGACGCTGCGTCGAAGAACATCGCGCAGATCGCACACGAGATCGCCGATCTCGCCGCGCGCACGCGTGACAACAAGCTGAAGCCGGACGAGCTCGCGGGCGGCACCTTCACGCTGACGAACACGGGCTCGCGTGGCGCGCTGTTCGACACGCCCGTCGTGTTCCTCCCGCAGTCGGCCATCCTCGGAACCGGCACGGTCGTCAAGCGCCCGGGTCTGGTGAAGGTCGGCGGCGCTGACGCGATCGCGGTCCGCTCGTACGTCTACCTCGCGCTGTCGTACGATCACCGGATCATCGACGGCGCCGATGCCGCGCGCTTCCTCGGCGCGGTGAAGGCTCGCCTCGAGGCGGCTCAGTTCGCCGCACAGCTCGGAGCCTGA
- the lpdA gene encoding dihydrolipoyl dehydrogenase, which yields MTTHTFDIVVLGGGSGGYAAALRASELGKSVALIEKDKVGGTCLHRGCIPTKALLHAAEVAEHVRDAAHVGVTATLEGIDPAGVRAYREGIVAKKFKGLEGLVKARGITTVAGLGRLNADRSISVGDDVYVGSDVILATGSYSRSLPGLEIGGRILTSEQALALDVIPERVLVLGGGVIGVEFASVWRSFGTEVTIIEALPHLVPNEDIALSKGLERAFRRRGIQYSLGVRFQTASQDETSVTVTLEDGKEFTADYLLVAVGRGPVTADLGFEEAGVKLDRGFVTVDQDLRTGVPGVWAVGDIVPGLQLAHRGFQQGIAVAERIAGLSPVNIPDAQIPKVTYSSPEVASVGVTEDAAIAEHGADAVVAYEYNLAGNGKSEIIGTSGLVKVVRLKDGPVVGVHLLGDRVGELITEGQLAVAWEAHPEDIAPLIHAHPTQSEALGEAFLALAGKPLHAL from the coding sequence ATGACAACCCACACCTTCGACATCGTCGTCCTGGGCGGCGGAAGCGGCGGCTACGCCGCGGCGCTCCGAGCCAGCGAACTCGGCAAGTCGGTCGCCCTCATCGAGAAGGACAAGGTCGGCGGCACCTGCCTGCACCGCGGCTGCATCCCGACGAAGGCGCTGCTGCACGCGGCCGAGGTGGCCGAGCACGTGCGGGACGCGGCACACGTCGGCGTGACGGCGACGCTGGAGGGCATCGACCCGGCAGGCGTCCGCGCGTACCGCGAGGGCATCGTCGCGAAGAAGTTCAAGGGCCTCGAGGGGCTCGTCAAGGCGCGTGGCATCACCACCGTGGCCGGACTCGGCCGCCTCAACGCGGACCGCAGCATCAGCGTCGGCGATGACGTGTACGTCGGCAGCGACGTCATCCTCGCCACCGGCTCGTACAGCCGATCGCTGCCCGGCCTCGAGATCGGCGGCCGCATCCTCACGAGCGAGCAGGCTCTCGCTCTCGACGTCATCCCGGAGCGGGTCCTCGTCCTCGGCGGCGGCGTGATCGGCGTGGAGTTCGCCAGCGTCTGGCGCTCCTTCGGCACCGAGGTCACGATCATCGAGGCGCTGCCGCACCTCGTCCCGAACGAGGACATCGCCCTCAGCAAGGGTCTCGAGCGCGCCTTCCGCCGTCGCGGGATCCAGTACTCGCTCGGCGTGCGCTTCCAGACCGCCTCGCAGGACGAGACCTCGGTCACGGTCACGCTGGAAGACGGCAAGGAGTTCACCGCCGACTACCTTCTCGTGGCCGTCGGACGCGGACCCGTCACCGCGGACCTCGGGTTCGAGGAGGCCGGCGTGAAGCTCGACCGCGGGTTCGTGACCGTCGACCAGGATCTTCGCACCGGCGTTCCCGGCGTCTGGGCCGTGGGGGACATCGTCCCCGGTCTCCAGCTCGCCCATCGCGGCTTCCAGCAGGGCATCGCCGTCGCCGAGCGCATCGCCGGTCTCTCGCCGGTCAACATCCCCGACGCCCAGATCCCCAAGGTCACCTACTCGAGCCCCGAGGTCGCCTCCGTCGGTGTGACCGAGGATGCCGCGATCGCCGAGCACGGCGCTGACGCGGTCGTCGCCTACGAGTACAACCTCGCCGGCAACGGCAAGAGCGAGATCATCGGGACCAGCGGACTGGTCAAGGTCGTCCGCCTCAAGGACGGGCCCGTCGTCGGCGTCCACCTGCTCGGCGACCGTGTCGGCGAGCTCATCACCGAGGGGCAGCTCGCCGTCGCCTGGGAAGCGCACCCGGAGGACATCGCTCCGCTGATCCATGCGCACCCCACGCAGAGCGAAGCCCTCGGCGAAGCCTTCCTCGCACTGGCCGGAAAGCCGCTGCACGCCCTCTGA
- a CDS encoding leucyl aminopeptidase, protein MTLPVLSHTTDQFPGSAADAAVLVVPDLSESAESLAAYPGLADALAGIGFTGSASSYARVYAPEVTSLPFAVVGTGAASSDTAVRNAVGAALRSLTGFENVAVGLAAGLEPFAAAAAEGAVLGGYRFDTYRSEKGKSRAAAVLLHADIDDASIAKAQATGEAVALIKDLVNVPAEWQSPAQLAQSAADSVADLDVSVEILDETALAEQGFGGILGVAQGSDRPPRLVRLDYSPAEATRHIALVGKGITFDTGGLSLKPAASMVGMKFDMAGAATSLAALRAIATLALPVRVTAWLAITDNMPSGRALRPGDVVRILDGTTVEVLNTDAEGRLVLADGLVAASREHPDVIVDVATLTGAIVAALGHRHTGVFGDDDTVAELLAAAEQADELAWHMPLPSYMEDSMESPIADLQNVNMSDRMGGASYAGLFLRRFVGRTSDAEDAPRIPWVHLDIAGSGEHAGAAYGFTEKGPTGAMVRTIIALAAASHKEA, encoded by the coding sequence ATGACGCTTCCCGTGCTCTCGCACACCACCGATCAGTTCCCCGGAAGCGCTGCAGATGCCGCAGTGCTCGTCGTCCCCGATCTCTCCGAATCGGCCGAGTCGCTGGCTGCCTACCCCGGCCTCGCCGACGCGCTCGCCGGAATCGGGTTCACCGGATCCGCTTCCTCCTACGCGCGCGTGTACGCACCCGAGGTCACATCGCTGCCGTTCGCCGTGGTCGGAACGGGCGCCGCCTCGAGCGACACCGCGGTGCGCAACGCCGTCGGTGCCGCGTTGCGCTCGCTCACCGGCTTCGAGAACGTGGCTGTCGGACTCGCCGCAGGACTCGAGCCGTTCGCCGCCGCGGCCGCCGAGGGCGCCGTGCTCGGCGGGTACCGCTTCGACACCTACCGGTCCGAGAAGGGCAAGTCCCGCGCTGCTGCGGTCCTGCTGCACGCCGACATCGACGACGCGTCGATCGCGAAGGCGCAGGCGACCGGCGAGGCCGTGGCGCTGATCAAGGACCTCGTGAACGTGCCTGCCGAGTGGCAGAGTCCCGCGCAGCTCGCCCAGAGCGCAGCGGACAGCGTCGCCGACCTCGACGTCTCGGTCGAGATCCTCGACGAGACCGCGCTCGCTGAGCAGGGCTTCGGCGGCATCCTGGGCGTCGCGCAGGGCTCAGACCGCCCGCCGCGCCTGGTCCGACTCGACTACTCCCCCGCCGAGGCGACACGCCATATCGCCCTCGTGGGCAAGGGCATCACGTTCGACACCGGCGGACTCTCCCTGAAGCCCGCGGCCTCGATGGTAGGGATGAAGTTCGACATGGCGGGCGCTGCCACGAGCCTCGCCGCCCTCCGCGCGATCGCGACGCTGGCACTCCCGGTCCGGGTCACGGCGTGGCTCGCGATCACCGACAACATGCCGTCCGGTCGCGCTCTCCGCCCCGGCGACGTCGTCCGCATCCTCGACGGCACGACGGTCGAGGTGCTCAACACCGACGCCGAGGGCCGGCTCGTCCTCGCCGACGGACTCGTCGCGGCGAGCCGCGAGCACCCGGACGTGATCGTCGACGTGGCCACGCTCACCGGCGCCATCGTCGCGGCACTCGGCCACCGCCACACCGGAGTGTTCGGCGATGACGACACGGTCGCCGAGCTCCTCGCCGCAGCCGAGCAGGCCGATGAGCTCGCCTGGCACATGCCGCTGCCGTCGTACATGGAGGACTCGATGGAGTCTCCGATCGCCGACCTCCAGAACGTGAACATGAGCGATCGCATGGGCGGAGCCTCGTACGCCGGGCTCTTCCTGCGCCGCTTCGTCGGGCGCACCTCGGACGCGGAGGACGCACCCCGCATCCCCTGGGTGCACCTCGACATCGCGGGTTCCGGCGAGCACGCCGGCGCCGCATACGGCTTCACCGAGAAGGGCCCCACCGGAGCGATGGTCCGAACGATCATCGCGCTGGCCGCAGCATCCCACAAGGAGGCATGA
- a CDS encoding PAC2 family protein — MPFSGEIHERVANAPAVPHGLPLVVLLTGFTDAGSAVSGLIDHLRETASPEPVVVFDNDALLDYRARRPVISFDQDHLTEFRPSRLELSLATDALGQPFLLLAGYEPDFAWNAFAETVLDLAAEFEVSGLNWVHSIAMPVPHTRPIGTTVSGNRRELTVAHSVWRPRTQVPATAGHLLEFRFVESGHRAVGFVLLVPHYLAETENPDAVIAAADKLMASTGLVFLVDAVQDRREDYFTRVDEQVAGNEELQQMVHNLERRYDAYMAGRNPDDDTYDEGGFSERDLPSADELAAELERYLASRPSGDDDKPGRG, encoded by the coding sequence ATGCCCTTCTCCGGTGAGATCCACGAACGCGTCGCGAATGCGCCGGCGGTGCCCCACGGCCTGCCCCTGGTCGTCCTCCTGACCGGGTTCACCGACGCCGGGAGCGCGGTGTCCGGTCTCATCGACCACCTGCGCGAGACCGCGTCGCCGGAGCCCGTCGTCGTCTTCGACAACGACGCGCTCCTCGACTACCGTGCGCGTCGTCCGGTGATCTCCTTCGATCAGGACCATCTCACGGAGTTCCGTCCGTCCCGGCTCGAGCTCTCGCTCGCGACCGACGCGCTCGGTCAGCCCTTCCTGCTGCTCGCGGGCTACGAGCCGGACTTCGCCTGGAACGCCTTCGCGGAGACGGTCCTCGACCTCGCCGCCGAGTTCGAGGTGTCCGGACTCAACTGGGTGCACTCGATCGCGATGCCGGTTCCGCACACGCGTCCGATCGGGACCACCGTCAGCGGCAATCGTCGTGAGCTCACGGTCGCGCACTCCGTCTGGCGCCCGCGCACGCAGGTCCCGGCGACCGCCGGTCACCTCCTGGAGTTCCGCTTCGTCGAGAGCGGACACCGCGCCGTCGGCTTCGTGCTGCTGGTCCCGCACTACCTCGCCGAGACGGAGAACCCGGATGCCGTGATCGCCGCCGCGGACAAGCTGATGGCGTCCACCGGACTCGTCTTCCTGGTCGACGCCGTGCAGGATCGCCGGGAGGACTACTTCACCCGCGTCGACGAGCAGGTCGCGGGGAACGAGGAGCTGCAGCAGATGGTGCACAACCTCGAGCGGCGCTACGACGCCTACATGGCGGGTCGCAACCCGGACGACGACACATACGACGAGGGCGGCTTCAGCGAACGCGATCTGCCGAGCGCCGACGAGCTGGCGGCCGAATTGGAGCGCTATCTCGCGTCTCGTCCCTCAGGTGACGACGACAAGCCCGGTCGCGGCTGA
- a CDS encoding RNA polymerase sigma factor produces MTPATTKKTRTTKKAEETAVDAEVEVDAPEKPAPLSAAKRAAAKRAPVKKKKSDDVVEEDEAPAVGAAEDGDDDEDDSKPKFTEPLPTGAIVISSNDDEDVPVYSTQITGATADPVKDYLKQIGKVALLNAAEEVELAMRIEAGLFAEEKLSAMTAAEKTGQLGLDLQWVARDGQRAKSHLLGANLRLVVSLAKRYTGRGMQFLDLIQEGNLGLIRAVEKFDYTKGFKFSTYATWWIRQAITRAMADQARTIRIPVHMVEVINKLARVQRQMLQDLGREPTPEELSRELDMTPEKVVEVQKYGREPISLHTPLGEDGDSEFGDLIEDTEAVVPADAVGFTMLQRQLEQLLDSLSEREAGVIRMRFGLGDGQPKTLDQIGDTFGVTRERIRQIESKTMAKLRHPSRSQSLRDYLE; encoded by the coding sequence GTGACTCCTGCCACGACGAAGAAAACACGGACGACGAAGAAGGCCGAAGAGACCGCCGTCGACGCCGAGGTCGAGGTCGACGCTCCTGAGAAGCCCGCGCCGCTGAGCGCAGCGAAGCGTGCGGCTGCCAAGCGCGCCCCCGTGAAGAAGAAGAAGTCGGATGACGTCGTCGAAGAAGACGAGGCTCCCGCTGTCGGCGCTGCCGAGGACGGCGACGACGACGAAGACGACTCCAAGCCCAAGTTCACCGAGCCGCTGCCGACCGGCGCGATCGTCATCTCGTCGAACGACGACGAGGACGTCCCGGTCTACTCGACGCAGATCACCGGCGCGACCGCCGACCCGGTCAAGGACTACCTGAAGCAGATCGGAAAGGTCGCGCTGCTGAACGCGGCCGAAGAGGTCGAGCTCGCGATGCGGATCGAAGCGGGCCTCTTCGCCGAGGAGAAGCTCTCGGCGATGACCGCCGCGGAGAAGACCGGTCAGCTCGGGCTCGACCTGCAGTGGGTCGCCCGCGACGGCCAGCGCGCCAAGAGTCACCTGCTCGGCGCAAACCTCCGCCTCGTGGTCTCGCTCGCGAAGCGCTACACCGGCCGCGGCATGCAGTTCCTGGACCTGATCCAGGAGGGCAACCTCGGTCTCATCCGCGCGGTCGAGAAGTTCGACTACACCAAGGGCTTCAAGTTCTCGACCTACGCCACCTGGTGGATCCGTCAGGCGATCACGCGCGCCATGGCCGACCAGGCCCGCACCATCCGCATCCCGGTGCACATGGTCGAGGTCATCAACAAGCTCGCCCGCGTGCAGCGGCAGATGCTGCAGGACCTCGGTCGCGAACCCACTCCGGAAGAGCTCAGCCGCGAGCTGGACATGACGCCGGAGAAGGTCGTGGAGGTGCAGAAGTACGGTCGCGAGCCGATCTCGCTGCACACCCCGCTCGGCGAGGACGGCGACAGCGAGTTCGGTGACCTCATCGAGGACACCGAGGCGGTCGTCCCGGCTGACGCCGTGGGCTTCACCATGCTGCAGCGTCAGCTCGAGCAGCTGCTCGACTCGCTGTCCGAGCGCGAGGCCGGCGTGATCCGGATGCGCTTCGGCCTCGGCGACGGCCAGCCCAAGACGCTCGACCAGATCGGCGACACCTTCGGCGTGACCCGCGAGCGGATCCGTCAGATC